A stretch of DNA from Nocardioides sp. Arc9.136:
TTCCGTCACTCCGAGGGCTTGGGCGCCGGCGGGTTGGAGGCCGTCATCTCGGCCTTCTCGTCGCGCCGAGTCTTGGCCAGGCTCAGCCACGCGGTGATCGCCAGGGTCAGGATGATGACCGCGAGGCTCGCCAGGGTGGGCACCTCGAAGCCGATGACGTGGCCCTCGTGCAGCGCGTGGACGATCAGCTTGACGCCGATCCAGGCCAGGATGAACGCGAGCCCGAGCGAGAGGTAGACCAGCCGCTGCAGGAGCCCGCCGAGCAGGAAGTAGAGCTGGCGCAGGCCCATCAGCGCGAAGACGTTCGCCGTGAAGACGAGGTACGGCTCCTGGGTGATGCCGAAGATCGCCGGGATCGAGTCGAGCGCGAACATGATGTCCGTGGCACCGAGCGCGACGATCACGATGAGCATCGGGGACACGACGCGGACGCCGTTCTCCTTCCACCACAGGCTCAGGCCGCGGTAGTCCTCGGCGACGTTGAGCCGGCGCTGGGCGAACTTCACCAGGCGGTTCTCCTCCGGGTGCTCCTCCTCGCCGCCCCGGTAGCTGCGCACCAGGCTGACGGCGGTGTAGATGAGGAACGCGCCGAAGATGTAGAAGACCCACGAGAAGTTCTCGACCAGCTGGTAGCCGACCGCGATGAAGATCGCGCGGAAGATCAGCGCCAGGATGATGCCCACCATCAGGGCTTCCTGCTGGTACTTGCGCGGCACCGCCAGCGCCGACATCAAGACGATGAAGACGAACAGGTTGTCGACCGACAGCGAGTACTCCACCAACCAGCCGGTGTAGAACTCGATCCCGAAGTCGTGCCCGTGGAAGATCCACACCCAGGCGCCGAAGATGATCGCCGCACCGACGTAGATGCTCAGGTAGACCGTGCACTCGCGCAGCGAGGGCTCGTGCGGCTTGCGGGCGATGACGACGACGTCGAAGAGCAGCACCGCGACGGTGATGCCGATCGTGATGCCCCACTCGAGGGCGGAGACTTCCACAGGGTTCCTCCTGGTCAGGCGGACGACAGAACGTCAGAGGTCTCTTCCGCCGCGGTGGCGACCCACGGCCCCGGACCGGTTCGGATCACCGGACGTGCTGACGAGACCGCGGCGAAGGAATACTCCCCCCTGCGGGGGACATCCTCGCACGGGCTTGGGGGTGCGTTACCCATCCCGGGCGTCCGCGACCCCCGCGGGCCGGGCGGTGCGAGCGGGCCGGGCGGCTCAGGAGCCGCCGTACGGCACGCCGAGCGCGGTCAGGGCCGCCTCGCCGCCGTCGAGCGCGGTGAGCACCCAGGCGCCGCGCTCGGTGAGGGTGAAGCTGTGCTCGAAGTGGGCGGCCCAGGTGCCGTCGTCGGTGACGACCGTCCAGTCGTCGGCGAGCGTCGAGACGTCCTTGCCGCCGAGGGTGACCATGGGCTCGACCGCGAGCGCGAGGCCGCGGACCAGCTTGGGGCCGCGGCCCGGCCGGCCGTAGTTGGGGACGTCGGGCGGCTGGTGCATGGCCGAGCCGATGCCGTGGCCGGTGTAGTCCTCGAGGATCCCGTAGGACCCCTGCGAGCGCACGTGCTGCTCGACGGCGTGGGAGATGTCGGTGACCCGGCCGCCCAGGCGGGCTGCCGCGATCCCGCGCCACATCGCCTCCTCGGTCACCCGCATCAGCTCGGTGACCTCGGCCGGCACGGCGCCGACCGCGACCGTGACCGCGGCGTCGCCGTGCCAGCCGTCGACGATGGCCCCGCAGTCGATCGAGACCACGTCGCCCTCGGCCAGCACGCGGTCGCCGGGGATCCCGTGGACGACCTCGTCGTTGACCGAGGCGCAGATCGAGCCGGGGAAGCCGTGGTAGCCCTTGAACGACGGCGTCGCGCCGGAGGAGCGGATGTTGTCCTCGGCGATGGCGTCGAGCTCACCGGTGCTGGTGCCGGCGCGGACGTGGCCGCGCAGCAGCTCGAGGGTCTCCCCCACGACCAGCCCGGCGCGTCGCATCGACGCGATCTGCTCGGGGGTCTTGATCTCGACGCCCCGGTCGCGCAGCCCCATCAGCCCGGCCCCGTCCCGGTCAGGACTCGGGGATGGCGTCGAGGGCGTCGAAGATCCGCTTCGTGACCTCGTCGACCTCGCCCATGCCGTCGACCGAGACCAGGATGCCGCGCTCGCCGTAGACCGCGATGAGCGGCTCGGTCTGCTCGACGTACACCTCCTGGCGACGCCGGATGACGTCCTCGGTGTCGTCGGCCCGGCCCTCGACCTGCGCGCGCTGGAGCAGCCGCTGGACGATCTCGTCGGCGTCGACGGTCAGGCAGACCACGGCGTCGAGGGAGTGGCCGGTGAAGGCGATCATCCCGTCGAGCTCCTCGACCTGCGCGAGGGTGCGCGGGTAGCCGTCGAGCAGGAAGCCGGGCTTGGCGTCCTCCTCGTCGATGCGGTTGCGCACCATCCGGTTGGTGACCTCGTCGGGGACGTACTCCCCCGCGTCCATGTAGCGCTTGGCCTCGATGCCCAGCTCGGTCCCCTGGGAGACGTTGGCGCGGAAGATGTCACCGGTCGAGATCGCGGGGATGCCGAAGTGCTCGGCGACGAACTTCGCCTGGGTGCCCTTGCCGGCTCCCGGGGGGCCCATCAGGATCAGCCTCAACGGAGGAACCCTTCGTAGTTGCGCTGCTGGAGCTGGCTCTCGATCTGCTTCACCGTGTCGAGGGCGACGCCGACCATGATCAGGATCGACGTGCCGCCGAACGGGAAGTTCTGGTTGGCGTTGATCAGCACGAGCGCGATCAGCGGGATCAACGAGATCAGACCGAGGTAGACCGCGCCCGGCAGCGTGATGCGGGACAGGACGTAGGACAGGTAGTCCTCGGTCGGCTTGCCCGCCCGGATCCCGGGGATGAAGCCGCCGTACTTCTTCATGTTGTCGGCCACCTCGGTCGGGTTGAAGGTGATCGACACGTAGAAGTAGGTGAAGAAGACGATGAGCAGGAAGAAGACCGCCATGTAGAGCGGGTTGTCCCCCGTCACGAAGTACTTGTTGATGAAGCGCAGCGGCGCGGAGTCCGCGTTGCTGTTGAACTGCACCGCCATGGCGGGCAGGTAGAGCAGCGACGAGGCGAAGATGACCGGGATGATGCCGGCCTGGTTCACCTTGAGCGGGATGTAGGTCGAGCTGCCGCCGAACATCTTGCGGCCGACCATCCGCCGGGCGTACTGCACCGGGATCCGCCGCTGGGCCTGCTCGATGAAGATGACCGCGGCGACGATCACGAGGCCGACGATCAGCACGATGCCGAAGGTCCACCAGCCCTGCTGCTTCTGGACGTCCCACATCGAGGCCGGGAACGTCGCGACGACCTGGGTGAAGATCAGGATCGACATGCCGTTGCCGACGCCGCGCTCGGTGATGAGCTCGCCGAGCCACATGATGACGGCCGTGCCGGCGGTCATCGTGACGACCATGACGAGGAACGTCCCGGTGCCGTTGCTGTGCAGCAG
This window harbors:
- a CDS encoding TerC family protein — its product is MEVSALEWGITIGITVAVLLFDVVVIARKPHEPSLRECTVYLSIYVGAAIIFGAWVWIFHGHDFGIEFYTGWLVEYSLSVDNLFVFIVLMSALAVPRKYQQEALMVGIILALIFRAIFIAVGYQLVENFSWVFYIFGAFLIYTAVSLVRSYRGGEEEHPEENRLVKFAQRRLNVAEDYRGLSLWWKENGVRVVSPMLIVIVALGATDIMFALDSIPAIFGITQEPYLVFTANVFALMGLRQLYFLLGGLLQRLVYLSLGLAFILAWIGVKLIVHALHEGHVIGFEVPTLASLAVIILTLAITAWLSLAKTRRDEKAEMTASNPPAPKPSE
- a CDS encoding adenylate kinase, which codes for MRLILMGPPGAGKGTQAKFVAEHFGIPAISTGDIFRANVSQGTELGIEAKRYMDAGEYVPDEVTNRMVRNRIDEEDAKPGFLLDGYPRTLAQVEELDGMIAFTGHSLDAVVCLTVDADEIVQRLLQRAQVEGRADDTEDVIRRRQEVYVEQTEPLIAVYGERGILVSVDGMGEVDEVTKRIFDALDAIPES
- the map gene encoding type I methionyl aminopeptidase, giving the protein MMGLRDRGVEIKTPEQIASMRRAGLVVGETLELLRGHVRAGTSTGELDAIAEDNIRSSGATPSFKGYHGFPGSICASVNDEVVHGIPGDRVLAEGDVVSIDCGAIVDGWHGDAAVTVAVGAVPAEVTELMRVTEEAMWRGIAAARLGGRVTDISHAVEQHVRSQGSYGILEDYTGHGIGSAMHQPPDVPNYGRPGRGPKLVRGLALAVEPMVTLGGKDVSTLADDWTVVTDDGTWAAHFEHSFTLTERGAWVLTALDGGEAALTALGVPYGGS
- the secY gene encoding preprotein translocase subunit SecY, with translation MLSAFVNAFRTPDLRRKLLFVLMIVAIFRLGSQIPAPGVNVGNVQSCIDQVEDNSVYNLINLFSGGALLQLTIFALGIMPYITASIILQLLVVVIPRLEALKKEGQAGQTKITQYTRYLTLGLALLQATGIVALARSGNLLQGCTEPLLHSNGTGTFLVMVVTMTAGTAVIMWLGELITERGVGNGMSILIFTQVVATFPASMWDVQKQQGWWTFGIVLIVGLVIVAAVIFIEQAQRRIPVQYARRMVGRKMFGGSSTYIPLKVNQAGIIPVIFASSLLYLPAMAVQFNSNADSAPLRFINKYFVTGDNPLYMAVFFLLIVFFTYFYVSITFNPTEVADNMKKYGGFIPGIRAGKPTEDYLSYVLSRITLPGAVYLGLISLIPLIALVLINANQNFPFGGTSILIMVGVALDTVKQIESQLQQRNYEGFLR